The Niallia alba genome includes a window with the following:
- a CDS encoding class I SAM-dependent methyltransferase yields MNISPVEELFTVFNETALIIQEELEYTYLESLALSGENIFQEAILQEELSELSKKRLRKSYEAIKLAKYTKEEIRKAFQLVILKGMKESTQPNHQMTPDSIGILFGYLVQKFYVKEDLRLLDLAVGTGNLLTTVMNYQQGKNLAAYGVDIDDLLLQLALVNANLQEQQVEFYNQDSLEHLFIDPVDVVVSDLPVGYYPNDVRANEFKVKAENGHTYAHHLFIEQSMNYLKPGGYAFFVIPNNLFESEQADKLHEYIKEEVHIQGILQLPETLFKNKQSAKSILILQKKGNNIVAPKQVLLAKVPRLSNMPAMEKVLSEMDTWIKQNKQE; encoded by the coding sequence ATGAACATTTCTCCAGTAGAAGAATTATTTACAGTATTCAATGAAACAGCATTGATTATACAAGAAGAATTAGAGTATACGTATTTAGAATCATTAGCTTTATCAGGGGAAAATATTTTCCAAGAAGCTATTTTACAGGAAGAATTGAGCGAACTAAGCAAAAAGAGATTAAGAAAATCGTATGAAGCAATTAAATTAGCTAAGTACACAAAAGAAGAAATACGCAAAGCTTTTCAACTTGTCATTTTAAAAGGGATGAAAGAAAGTACACAACCAAATCACCAAATGACACCAGATTCAATCGGCATTCTTTTCGGCTATTTAGTGCAGAAGTTTTATGTAAAAGAGGATCTTCGTCTGTTAGATTTAGCGGTTGGTACAGGGAATTTATTAACAACCGTAATGAACTATCAGCAAGGCAAAAATTTAGCTGCATATGGTGTAGATATTGATGATTTACTATTACAGCTAGCTCTAGTAAATGCTAATTTGCAGGAACAACAAGTTGAATTTTATAACCAAGATAGCCTAGAACATTTATTCATCGATCCAGTAGATGTAGTCGTGAGTGATTTACCAGTTGGCTATTATCCAAATGATGTTCGTGCAAATGAATTTAAAGTGAAAGCTGAAAATGGACATACTTATGCTCATCATTTATTTATTGAACAAAGCATGAATTATTTAAAACCAGGTGGCTATGCATTTTTTGTTATTCCCAATAATTTATTTGAGTCTGAGCAAGCGGATAAACTCCATGAATATATAAAAGAAGAAGTTCACATACAGGGGATATTGCAATTACCGGAAACGCTTTTCAAAAATAAACAGTCGGCAAAAAGTATATTGATTCTGCAGAAAAAGGGGAATAATATAGTAGCGCCAAAACAAGTATTACTTGCAAAAGTGCCAAGGCTATCCAATATGCCAGCCATGGAAAAAGTTTTAAGTGAAATGGATACATGGATCAAACAGAATAAACAGGAATAA
- the tpx gene encoding thiol peroxidase, giving the protein MATVTFKHTPVTLIGNEVKVGDKAPDFIALANDMSEVSLASSKGKIRLFSVVPSIDTGVCDTQTRRFNEEAANLANIEIITVSVDLPFAQRRWCAASGLDNVITVSDHRDLSFGEAYGVVMKELRLLARAIFVVDTNDTVTYVEYVSEGSNHPNYEAAISAAKAAN; this is encoded by the coding sequence ATGGCAACAGTAACATTTAAACATACCCCAGTAACATTGATTGGTAATGAAGTGAAGGTTGGAGATAAGGCACCCGATTTTATCGCATTAGCTAATGATATGTCAGAAGTATCACTAGCAAGCTCAAAGGGGAAAATTCGTCTTTTTAGTGTTGTTCCTTCAATTGATACAGGTGTTTGTGATACGCAAACAAGAAGATTTAATGAAGAAGCTGCTAATCTTGCGAATATAGAGATAATAACAGTAAGTGTTGATTTACCTTTCGCTCAAAGAAGATGGTGTGCAGCAAGTGGTTTAGATAATGTTATTACTGTATCAGACCACAGAGATTTATCTTTTGGGGAAGCGTACGGCGTTGTTATGAAAGAATTGCGTTTATTAGCACGAGCAATCTTTGTTGTTGACACAAATGATACTGTTACATATGTAGAATATGTAAGTGAAGGCAGTAACCATCCAAACTATGAGGCAGCTATTTCAGCAGCAAAAGCAGCAAACTGA
- the ytfJ gene encoding GerW family sporulation protein — MSDHPIQGLMTTAMENLKEMIDVNTIIGDPVETPDGSVILTVSKVGFGFAAGGSEFTLENHSLNDSLTKHPFGGGSGGGVSITPIAFLIVNAQGVKMVHLDESTHLYEKILDIAPQAVDKIQQMFAKKDSSSESNSSEGHTHQQKENIEF; from the coding sequence ATGTCAGATCATCCAATTCAAGGCTTAATGACAACCGCAATGGAAAATTTAAAAGAAATGATTGATGTCAATACGATTATTGGCGATCCAGTCGAGACACCTGATGGCAGCGTTATATTAACGGTTTCCAAAGTAGGCTTTGGGTTTGCAGCTGGAGGAAGCGAGTTTACGCTAGAAAATCATTCATTAAACGATTCACTAACAAAGCATCCTTTCGGTGGAGGTAGCGGTGGCGGAGTAAGTATTACGCCAATTGCTTTCTTGATTGTAAATGCTCAAGGTGTAAAAATGGTACACTTGGACGAAAGTACACACCTATACGAAAAAATCTTGGACATTGCGCCACAAGCAGTTGATAAAATTCAGCAAATGTTTGCAAAAAAAGATTCTTCCTCTGAGTCAAATAGTAGTGAAGGTCATACACATCAACAAAAAGAAAATATTGAATTTTAA
- a CDS encoding DUF2953 domain-containing protein: MKVLFIIAIIIGAFLLLLVLLCFLKLTIHIRYYHKKDNDDLKIEVRALFGLIKYKKTIPLIKIDNDSPTLVMEEETEIKGKKDTTEETKQYSPSDLLNFLSNFKELLNHVVQFHRIVRSFLAKLTIRNIEWSSIVGLGDAAHTGMVSGAIWAVKGSIIGIISNYMKLRDMPKINIYPHFQGVASETLFSCMIQFRIGHAMMAGIKLVKYWKDGFPKFKTNETSIPSKQ; encoded by the coding sequence GTGAAAGTTCTTTTCATAATCGCTATTATTATTGGTGCTTTTTTATTACTGCTCGTTCTCTTATGCTTTTTAAAATTAACCATACATATACGCTATTATCATAAAAAGGATAATGATGATTTAAAAATAGAGGTTCGCGCATTATTTGGACTTATAAAATATAAAAAAACAATCCCTCTGATAAAAATAGATAATGACTCCCCAACGTTGGTGATGGAAGAGGAAACGGAAATAAAGGGTAAAAAAGATACAACGGAGGAAACAAAACAATATTCTCCTTCTGATTTATTGAATTTTTTATCAAATTTCAAAGAATTATTGAATCATGTTGTTCAATTTCACCGCATAGTAAGGTCATTTTTAGCGAAACTTACAATAAGGAATATAGAATGGAGTTCTATTGTTGGACTCGGTGATGCAGCTCATACTGGCATGGTTTCTGGAGCTATATGGGCAGTGAAAGGAAGCATTATCGGGATTATTAGTAATTATATGAAACTTCGAGATATGCCAAAAATCAATATTTATCCACACTTTCAAGGAGTTGCATCTGAAACATTATTTTCTTGTATGATTCAATTTCGGATAGGGCATGCTATGATGGCAGGAATTAAACTGGTGAAATATTGGAAAGATGGTTTTCCTAAGTTTAAAACTAATGAAACGTCTATTCCAAGTAAACAATAG
- a CDS encoding RDD family protein translates to MSNERDDFEQEVLQKEEGLQEQSVSSEKQVDIEKTVLAEEQNKEISYVYAGFWMRFWAYLADLIIVSSVNRILIYPILRILDVPLHESGIFSTVNICTAITFYLYFVLMTKFLKQTLGKMIFGLKVVPINKEKLTWDTVLFREWIGRFISGSFFILYALVAFLPKKQGIHDLFADTAVIHDR, encoded by the coding sequence ATGAGTAATGAACGTGATGATTTTGAACAAGAAGTATTACAGAAGGAAGAAGGACTACAAGAGCAATCAGTATCATCAGAGAAGCAAGTGGATATTGAAAAAACAGTACTGGCAGAAGAACAAAATAAGGAAATTTCTTATGTCTATGCAGGCTTTTGGATGCGTTTTTGGGCTTATTTAGCCGACTTAATTATTGTCTCGAGCGTTAACCGTATCTTAATCTACCCAATTCTACGAATATTAGATGTGCCGTTGCATGAATCAGGTATTTTTTCTACGGTAAACATTTGTACAGCGATTACTTTTTATTTGTATTTTGTTTTAATGACTAAGTTTTTAAAACAAACGTTAGGAAAAATGATCTTTGGCTTAAAGGTAGTGCCTATAAACAAAGAAAAGTTAACTTGGGATACGGTTCTGTTCCGGGAGTGGATCGGTCGATTTATCTCTGGCAGTTTTTTCATTTTATATGCATTAGTGGCCTTCTTGCCAAAAAAACAAGGAATTCATGACTTATTTGCTGATACGGCAGTGATTCATGATCGATAA
- the sppA gene encoding signal peptide peptidase SppA, which produces MSGKRWAALGIAGVIFAFSIITSMVSMAFTTDVEELFGQFLSEGEAPYVEEYIEDGDYSKKIVVLEVSGAIQDTGDAESLFSTVGYNHTSFMEKLDYINEDPSVKGVILKVNSPGGGVVESAQIHDKLVEIQKESDIPVYVSMGSMAASGGYYISAPADKIFASPETLTGSLGVIMSGYNFEGLAEKYGVEFVTIKSGKYKDIMSSTREMTEEERDILQQLIDNSYAGFVKVIADGRGMTEAEVKKIADGRIYDGRQAKELNLIDDFGYFDDVVEQMKTDYKLKDAAVVKYTDNTGFGSLFGMTAKKLITSEDKELANILKIVTNANSPRLMYLYAE; this is translated from the coding sequence ATGAGTGGAAAACGTTGGGCAGCTTTAGGGATAGCAGGTGTTATATTCGCTTTCTCCATTATTACCAGCATGGTATCAATGGCATTTACAACAGATGTAGAAGAGTTATTTGGACAATTCCTAAGTGAGGGAGAAGCGCCTTATGTAGAAGAATACATAGAGGATGGAGATTATTCTAAGAAAATAGTGGTCTTAGAAGTATCTGGAGCCATCCAAGATACAGGCGATGCTGAATCTCTTTTCTCAACAGTAGGATATAACCATACTTCATTTATGGAAAAACTTGATTACATAAACGAAGATCCGAGTGTAAAAGGAGTTATTTTGAAAGTGAATTCTCCAGGTGGAGGAGTTGTAGAAAGTGCCCAAATTCATGATAAATTAGTCGAAATACAAAAGGAATCGGACATACCGGTTTACGTATCAATGGGTTCTATGGCAGCTTCTGGAGGGTATTATATTTCAGCACCCGCAGATAAAATTTTTGCAAGTCCTGAAACATTGACTGGTTCACTTGGAGTTATTATGAGTGGATATAATTTTGAAGGGCTTGCTGAAAAATATGGAGTAGAGTTTGTCACAATTAAGAGTGGTAAGTATAAGGATATCATGAGTTCAACGAGAGAAATGACAGAGGAAGAAAGAGATATACTCCAACAATTAATCGACAATTCTTACGCTGGCTTTGTTAAAGTTATTGCGGACGGACGAGGTATGACAGAAGCAGAAGTGAAAAAAATCGCAGATGGTCGTATCTATGATGGTAGACAGGCGAAGGAATTAAATTTAATTGATGATTTTGGCTATTTTGATGATGTAGTAGAACAGATGAAAACAGATTATAAATTAAAGGACGCAGCGGTTGTTAAGTATACCGACAATACTGGTTTTGGTTCCCTGTTCGGCATGACTGCAAAAAAATTAATAACAAGTGAGGATAAAGAATTAGCAAATATATTAAAAATCGTCACAAATGCTAACTCACCTCGGCTAATGTATTTATATGCAGAATAG
- the rarD gene encoding EamA family transporter RarD produces the protein MEKNDVRHGVIFAAISYLIWGLFPIYWKHLQGVGADEILANRILWSFIFMCILLTFTRKWGLFYQTLRSFKHQKKQGIMLFVASVLVSCNWFVYIWAVNANKIIETSLGYYINPLVSVLLGIFVMKEKLSKIQYVSVGLAAIGVCIITFAHGAFPWIAISLALTFGLYGLTKKLIKVNSDVGLTLETMFITPFALLYIGYLFIKGDHAFLAVSASLDFLLIISGVLTAVPLLFFAKGAQKIPLSMLGFIQYLTPTLTLILGVFVYHEPFTPSHLLAFIFIWTALSIYSLSQTKLFTNSKKRQQAKGIA, from the coding sequence ATGGAGAAAAACGACGTTCGGCATGGGGTCATATTTGCGGCGATTTCCTATTTAATATGGGGGCTTTTCCCGATATATTGGAAACATCTGCAGGGGGTAGGAGCAGATGAAATTCTAGCAAACAGAATTTTGTGGTCGTTTATATTTATGTGTATTTTACTAACTTTTACACGTAAATGGGGATTGTTTTATCAAACACTGCGATCATTTAAGCATCAAAAAAAACAGGGAATTATGCTATTTGTTGCCTCTGTATTAGTTAGTTGTAATTGGTTTGTCTATATTTGGGCTGTAAATGCAAATAAAATAATCGAAACTAGTCTCGGATATTATATAAATCCATTAGTAAGTGTATTATTGGGTATTTTTGTAATGAAAGAAAAATTGTCGAAAATTCAGTATGTCTCCGTCGGATTAGCTGCAATTGGAGTCTGTATTATTACATTTGCACATGGCGCATTTCCTTGGATAGCAATATCTTTAGCATTAACATTTGGATTATATGGCTTAACAAAAAAATTAATCAAAGTTAATTCGGATGTAGGATTAACATTGGAAACAATGTTTATTACACCATTTGCTTTACTTTATATTGGCTATTTATTTATTAAAGGGGATCATGCATTTTTAGCAGTTTCAGCAAGTTTGGATTTCTTATTAATTATTTCAGGTGTATTAACTGCCGTACCATTATTGTTTTTTGCTAAGGGGGCGCAGAAGATTCCTTTATCTATGCTGGGGTTCATTCAATATTTAACACCTACATTGACACTGATTCTTGGGGTATTTGTATATCATGAACCATTTACACCTTCTCATTTATTAGCATTTATATTTATTTGGACAGCATTATCGATTTATTCTCTTTCGCAAACAAAGTTATTTACTAATTCCAAAAAGCGACAGCAAGCAAAGGGAATAGCATAA
- a CDS encoding amidohydrolase: protein MGKLIYGGKIYTLKEEGHVVEAVFTDKQHIVDYGDKNYLEEKFAGSIVEKIDLKGDILLPGFVDSHMHLVGHGEKLLRLNLSTCTSKEQALKLLASYAKDIKEGEWIIGDGWNENMWPEQQALTFKDIDEYVPNHPVLLNRICKHAIAVNAYALKIANITNDTAVPFGGVIEKDEAGNLTGVFKDQAQELITSILPKVTDDYVERALRAGIKDAYRLGLTGAHTEDLNYYHGYEGTYRSFKKVVEEEGNLFRAHLLVHHEVFEEIIQAGGKYLGGSEWVELGSMKIFADGAFGGRTALLSRPYHDDPSTNGVSIFTQEVLNRLVAKAREKEVPIAVHAIGDAAFEMVLEAIEKHPLQGFGRDRLIHATMLRKDLIERMRGLPLILDIQPSFVASDFPWVIDRLGKENLAYCYAWKTLLKEGLHCAGGSDAPIESANPLAGIQAAVTRSNDEDKRGVGYLPEEALTVYEAVCLYTKGSAYAICHEDNRGKIEKGYLADFTILNKDIFTINPQEIEKITVTKTIVGNEIMYERLAQ, encoded by the coding sequence ATGGGGAAACTTATTTATGGTGGGAAAATATATACGCTTAAAGAGGAAGGGCATGTAGTAGAAGCTGTTTTTACGGACAAGCAGCATATTGTCGATTATGGAGATAAAAACTACTTGGAAGAAAAATTTGCAGGAAGTATCGTAGAAAAAATAGATTTAAAAGGTGATATCCTTTTGCCAGGGTTTGTAGATAGTCACATGCATTTAGTTGGTCACGGGGAAAAACTTTTAAGGTTAAATTTATCAACGTGTACATCTAAAGAGCAAGCTTTGAAATTGCTGGCTAGTTATGCGAAGGACATAAAAGAAGGAGAATGGATTATTGGTGATGGCTGGAATGAAAACATGTGGCCAGAGCAACAGGCGCTAACTTTTAAGGATATCGATGAGTATGTGCCAAATCATCCAGTTCTGTTAAATCGAATATGCAAGCATGCAATCGCAGTGAACGCTTATGCTTTAAAAATTGCCAATATTACAAATGATACAGCAGTCCCATTTGGCGGTGTTATTGAAAAGGATGAAGCAGGCAATCTTACAGGGGTTTTTAAAGATCAAGCCCAAGAATTAATTACAAGCATATTACCTAAGGTGACAGATGATTATGTAGAAAGAGCATTGCGAGCAGGGATTAAAGATGCTTATCGCTTAGGGCTTACTGGAGCGCATACAGAAGATTTAAACTATTATCATGGCTATGAAGGTACATACCGTTCCTTTAAAAAAGTAGTAGAAGAAGAAGGGAATCTTTTTAGAGCTCATTTGCTTGTTCATCATGAAGTATTTGAAGAAATAATCCAAGCAGGTGGAAAATATTTAGGAGGTTCGGAGTGGGTTGAGCTTGGTAGTATGAAAATATTTGCTGATGGTGCTTTTGGTGGAAGAACGGCACTATTAAGTAGACCATATCATGATGATCCTTCCACAAATGGAGTAAGTATTTTTACCCAAGAAGTGTTAAATCGATTGGTAGCGAAAGCAAGAGAAAAAGAAGTTCCAATAGCAGTCCATGCAATCGGAGATGCAGCTTTTGAAATGGTGTTAGAGGCGATTGAAAAACACCCATTGCAAGGTTTTGGGAGAGATCGTCTTATCCATGCAACGATGCTACGTAAAGATTTAATCGAACGGATGAGAGGATTACCTTTAATATTAGATATCCAGCCAAGCTTTGTAGCTTCTGATTTTCCATGGGTAATAGATAGACTTGGAAAGGAAAATCTTGCTTATTGTTATGCCTGGAAAACACTATTAAAAGAAGGGCTGCATTGTGCAGGAGGCTCAGATGCTCCGATTGAAAGTGCGAATCCTTTAGCAGGAATTCAAGCGGCTGTAACAAGATCTAACGATGAGGATAAACGGGGAGTAGGATATCTTCCAGAAGAGGCATTGACAGTTTATGAAGCTGTTTGCCTGTATACGAAAGGAAGTGCCTATGCTATTTGCCATGAAGATAACCGTGGAAAAATCGAAAAAGGATATCTAGCGGATTTTACCATATTAAACAAAGATATTTTTACAATAAATCCACAGGAAATTGAGAAAATAACAGTAACAAAAACGATTGTTGGAAATGAAATAATGTATGAACGTTTGGCGCAATAA
- the mbcS gene encoding acyl-CoA synthetase MbcS, whose translation MSTEDLIAPEQYNFVSEIEKFAQNPDRLALKWENEEGETKEVTYSSLMKSANRIGNVFKEEGLQKGDVVLVIVPRIMEAYQVYLAALKLGLTVLPSSEMLRAKDLQYRIKHGDVKAVVSYYPFIGELELVEEIHTIKRFVLGEGKEGWMTLDERVHDVSDELELVHTLKTDTAFISYTSGTTGNPKGVVHTHGWAYAHLRTAAPNWLCIEEGDLVWATAGPGWQKWVWSPLLSVLGSGAIGLVYHGRFNPEKYLQLLEKYEVNVFCCTPTEYRLMAKVEDIHKYQLNQLRSAVSAGEPLNREVIDVFKEHFQLDVRDGYGQTENTLLIGITKGVELRPGSMGKPTPGNIVEIINEDGEICPIDEVGDIAVHKDTPALFKEYLKEPERTKNQFRGDYYITGDRARKDKDGYFWFEGRRDDIIISSGYTIGPFEVEDALVKHRAVKECAVVASPDSIRGNVVKAFVVLRDGMEGSEELIKELQSHVKKLTAPYKYPRKIEFMDELPKTTSGKIRRVELRENEQKNKY comes from the coding sequence ATGAGTACGGAAGATTTAATAGCTCCAGAACAATATAACTTTGTTTCGGAGATTGAAAAATTTGCCCAAAATCCAGATAGACTTGCATTGAAATGGGAGAATGAAGAAGGCGAAACAAAAGAAGTTACCTATTCCTCCTTAATGAAATCAGCAAATAGAATAGGAAATGTATTTAAAGAAGAGGGCTTACAAAAAGGGGATGTCGTCCTTGTCATTGTTCCAAGAATAATGGAAGCTTATCAAGTATATTTAGCTGCATTAAAACTAGGGTTAACCGTTCTACCTAGTTCAGAAATGCTTCGTGCGAAAGACTTACAATATCGCATCAAGCACGGAGACGTAAAAGCAGTTGTTAGTTATTATCCATTCATAGGTGAATTAGAACTAGTGGAAGAAATACATACGATTAAACGTTTTGTGCTAGGAGAAGGAAAAGAAGGCTGGATGACTTTAGATGAGCGAGTACATGATGTTTCCGATGAGCTTGAGCTCGTTCATACACTTAAGACAGACACAGCATTTATTTCATACACATCCGGAACAACCGGTAATCCTAAAGGGGTTGTACATACACATGGGTGGGCATATGCTCATCTAAGAACGGCTGCGCCTAATTGGCTCTGTATTGAAGAGGGAGACTTAGTGTGGGCAACTGCAGGACCTGGATGGCAGAAATGGGTTTGGAGTCCTTTATTATCAGTATTAGGATCTGGAGCGATTGGACTTGTTTATCATGGTAGATTTAACCCAGAAAAATATTTGCAGCTTCTGGAGAAATACGAAGTAAATGTTTTTTGTTGTACACCAACTGAGTATCGTTTGATGGCGAAAGTGGAAGATATTCATAAGTATCAATTAAATCAACTACGAAGTGCTGTTTCCGCTGGAGAACCATTAAACAGAGAAGTAATTGATGTATTTAAAGAACATTTCCAGCTAGATGTACGTGATGGATATGGACAAACAGAAAATACATTGCTAATTGGGATAACAAAAGGTGTTGAATTACGACCTGGGTCGATGGGGAAACCAACACCAGGAAATATTGTAGAAATTATCAATGAAGATGGTGAAATATGTCCTATAGATGAGGTTGGTGATATCGCTGTACATAAAGATACACCTGCATTATTTAAAGAGTATTTAAAAGAACCAGAGAGAACGAAAAATCAATTTCGCGGTGATTATTACATCACTGGTGACCGTGCGAGAAAAGATAAAGATGGCTATTTTTGGTTCGAAGGTCGAAGAGATGATATCATTATCAGTTCTGGTTATACAATTGGACCATTTGAAGTGGAGGATGCTTTAGTTAAGCATAGAGCGGTTAAAGAATGTGCAGTAGTAGCAAGTCCAGATTCGATCAGAGGAAATGTTGTGAAAGCTTTTGTTGTTCTTCGAGATGGAATGGAAGGAAGCGAAGAATTAATCAAAGAGCTGCAATCTCATGTGAAAAAATTAACAGCCCCTTATAAGTATCCTCGCAAGATAGAATTTATGGATGAATTGCCGAAAACAACTTCAGGTAAAATTAGAAGAGTTGAATTACGGGAAAATGAGCAGAAAAATAAGTATTAA
- a CDS encoding alpha/beta-type small acid-soluble spore protein: MANNSNQLVVPGVSQALDQMKYEIATEFGVSLGAETTSRANGSVGGEITKRLVQMAEQQLGGGFSK; the protein is encoded by the coding sequence ATGGCAAACAATTCAAATCAATTAGTGGTTCCTGGTGTTTCTCAAGCTTTAGACCAAATGAAATATGAAATTGCTACTGAGTTTGGTGTAAGCTTAGGTGCTGAAACAACTTCTCGTGCTAACGGATCTGTTGGTGGTGAAATCACTAAACGTTTAGTACAAATGGCTGAGCAACAATTAGGCGGCGGTTTCTCTAAATAA
- the thiI gene encoding tRNA uracil 4-sulfurtransferase ThiI, producing MKYDRILIRYGELSTKGRNRKQFVDKLKQTIVKSLDGFPNVAIEAKRERMYVLLNGESAEEISKVLKSIFGIQSFSPAIKLERDIEIIKAAALDIVASLYNDGCTFKISARRADKEFELDTNDINQAIGGHLLKNIPGLKVDVKNPDINVQIEVRQEAIYLSCENIAGAGGLPSGTSGKAMLMLSGGLDSPVAGYLSMKRGLEVEGVHFFSPPFTSERAKQKVIDISEKLAHFNGHFVLHIVPFTTIQQLIHKQIPENYTMTATRRMMLRITDEIRRRQEALAIITGESLGQVASQTLESMYAINDVTNTPILRPLITSDKTEIIEWAKKIDTHDISIRPYEDCCTVFVPSSPKTKPKKEKVQYYESFTDFEPLIEEAVNKVETIILKREEKKINTETDSLF from the coding sequence GTGAAATATGATCGTATTTTAATACGTTATGGAGAGCTATCTACAAAAGGAAGAAACAGAAAACAATTTGTAGATAAATTGAAGCAAACAATTGTAAAGTCTTTAGATGGTTTTCCGAATGTGGCGATTGAAGCCAAAAGGGAAAGAATGTATGTATTATTGAATGGGGAAAGTGCTGAGGAGATTTCCAAAGTTCTTAAAAGTATTTTTGGAATTCAATCTTTTAGCCCCGCAATCAAGTTAGAAAGAGATATTGAAATAATAAAAGCAGCTGCTTTGGATATAGTTGCTTCTTTATATAATGACGGATGTACTTTTAAAATAAGTGCTAGACGTGCTGATAAAGAGTTCGAACTTGATACAAATGATATTAATCAAGCTATTGGTGGCCATTTATTAAAAAATATCCCTGGTTTAAAAGTGGATGTTAAAAATCCTGATATTAATGTACAAATTGAAGTTAGACAAGAAGCGATTTATCTTTCGTGTGAAAATATTGCAGGGGCAGGTGGATTGCCTTCAGGCACAAGCGGGAAAGCAATGCTTATGTTATCAGGAGGGTTAGACAGCCCTGTAGCGGGTTATTTATCCATGAAAAGAGGCCTAGAAGTAGAGGGCGTTCATTTCTTTAGTCCTCCGTTTACTAGCGAAAGAGCAAAACAAAAGGTAATTGATATTTCGGAAAAGCTTGCTCATTTTAATGGTCATTTCGTATTGCATATTGTTCCATTTACTACTATTCAACAGTTGATTCATAAACAAATTCCAGAAAATTATACAATGACGGCAACTAGAAGAATGATGTTAAGAATTACAGATGAAATTCGCAGAAGACAAGAAGCACTTGCGATTATAACGGGAGAAAGCTTAGGGCAAGTTGCAAGCCAAACGTTAGAAAGTATGTATGCGATCAATGATGTGACAAATACACCAATATTGAGACCATTAATTACGTCAGATAAAACAGAAATAATTGAATGGGCAAAGAAAATCGATACACATGATATTTCGATTCGCCCATATGAGGATTGCTGTACAGTATTTGTACCATCTTCTCCTAAAACGAAACCTAAAAAAGAAAAAGTGCAGTATTATGAAAGCTTTACTGATTTTGAGCCATTGATTGAAGAAGCTGTTAATAAGGTGGAAACGATAATCCTAAAAAGAGAAGAGAAAAAGATTAACACAGAAACAGATTCTCTTTTCTAA